The following proteins are encoded in a genomic region of Rhodococcus rhodochrous:
- a CDS encoding arsenate-mycothiol transferase ArsC → MLFVCVKNGGKSQMAAALMRRAAGDRIVVHSAGTTPGSSLNALSVQVLKEIGAHLDGEYPKPIDPQLLSEVDLVVTLGDEAHLDAPAGVVVESWDIDEPSERGVDGIERMRLVRGDIATRVDELATRLLDATR, encoded by the coding sequence ATGCTGTTCGTATGCGTGAAGAACGGCGGCAAATCCCAGATGGCCGCTGCCCTCATGCGCCGGGCCGCAGGCGACCGGATCGTCGTCCACTCCGCCGGCACCACGCCCGGATCGTCCCTCAACGCACTGTCGGTGCAGGTCCTCAAGGAAATCGGGGCTCACCTCGACGGTGAGTACCCCAAGCCGATCGATCCGCAATTACTGTCCGAGGTCGACCTTGTGGTCACCCTCGGCGATGAGGCTCACCTCGACGCGCCTGCCGGCGTGGTGGTGGAGAGCTGGGACATCGACGAGCCGTCCGAGCGCGGCGTCGACGGTATCGAGCGGATGCGTCTGGTCCGCGGCGACATCGCCACCCGCGTCGACGAACTCGCCACCCGGCTACTCGACGCGACCCGCTGA
- a CDS encoding ArsR/SmtB family transcription factor, whose translation MSNQLSSEAELCCPPLSREPLTSDWAGDLARMFKALGDPVRLRMLSMIASHQGGESCVCDISPAFDLSQPTISHHLKVLREAGLLDCERRGTWVYYRVIPAALEQLSAVLATESGVLPGSTCACTPAEPHQETVS comes from the coding sequence ATGTCGAATCAGCTGTCGAGCGAGGCCGAGCTGTGCTGCCCTCCACTCTCGCGTGAGCCCCTGACCTCCGATTGGGCCGGCGACCTGGCCCGCATGTTCAAGGCCCTCGGCGATCCGGTGCGCCTGCGCATGCTCAGCATGATCGCCAGCCACCAGGGCGGCGAGAGTTGCGTGTGCGACATCAGTCCCGCCTTCGACCTGTCCCAGCCCACCATCTCGCACCACCTCAAGGTGCTGCGCGAAGCCGGACTGCTCGACTGCGAACGCCGCGGCACCTGGGTGTACTACCGGGTGATCCCTGCCGCGCTCGAGCAGTTGTCCGCAGTGCTGGCCACCGAATCGGGGGTGCTACCCGGATCGACCTGTGCGTGCACCCCGGCCGAACCTCATCAGGAGACCGTTTCGTGA
- the arsB gene encoding ACR3 family arsenite efflux transporter, producing MSTLDRFLAVWIGISMVVGLLLGRMIPGLGDALSVLEIDNISLPIALGLLIMMYPVLAKVRYDRLDTVTGDRKLLISSLILNWVLGPALMFALAWLLLPDLPEYRTGLIIVGLARCIAMVIIWNDLACGDREAAAVLVAINSVFQVIMFAVLGWFYLSVLPGWLGLEQTAFDVSPWQIAKSVLIFLGIPLVAGFLTRHFGEKAKGRDWYEDTFLPKIGPWALYGLLFTIVLLFALQGEQITSQPWDVVRIALPLLAYFVLMWGGGFLFGAAIGLGYERTTTLAFTAAGNNFELAIAVAIGTFGVTSGQALAGVVGPLIEVPILVALIYVSLALRKRFKSSNTPAVQ from the coding sequence ATGTCGACCCTCGACCGCTTCCTGGCCGTGTGGATCGGCATCTCCATGGTCGTCGGCCTGCTGCTCGGCCGGATGATCCCCGGGCTCGGCGACGCTCTGAGCGTCCTCGAGATCGACAACATCTCGCTGCCGATCGCCCTCGGTCTGCTGATCATGATGTATCCGGTGCTCGCGAAGGTGCGCTACGACCGTCTCGACACCGTCACCGGCGACCGCAAACTGCTGATCTCGTCGTTGATTCTGAACTGGGTACTCGGCCCGGCGCTGATGTTCGCCCTTGCGTGGTTGCTGCTGCCGGATCTGCCCGAGTACCGTACGGGTCTGATCATCGTCGGCCTCGCACGCTGCATTGCGATGGTCATCATCTGGAACGACCTCGCGTGCGGCGACCGCGAAGCCGCCGCGGTGCTGGTCGCGATCAACTCGGTGTTCCAGGTGATCATGTTCGCCGTCCTCGGCTGGTTCTATCTCTCGGTGCTGCCGGGATGGCTCGGACTCGAGCAGACCGCTTTCGACGTCTCCCCGTGGCAGATCGCCAAATCGGTGTTGATCTTCCTCGGCATCCCGCTCGTCGCCGGTTTCCTGACCCGGCACTTCGGTGAAAAGGCCAAGGGCCGTGACTGGTACGAAGACACATTCCTGCCGAAGATCGGACCGTGGGCGCTGTACGGGTTGCTGTTCACGATCGTGCTCCTGTTCGCGCTCCAGGGCGAGCAGATCACGTCGCAGCCGTGGGACGTCGTGCGGATCGCGTTGCCGCTGCTCGCCTATTTCGTCCTCATGTGGGGCGGTGGGTTCCTGTTCGGCGCCGCGATCGGTCTGGGTTACGAGCGCACGACCACCTTGGCGTTCACCGCTGCGGGCAACAACTTCGAACTCGCTATTGCCGTGGCGATCGGCACCTTCGGTGTCACCTCGGGTCAAGCTCTGGCCGGTGTCGTCGGTCCGCTGATCGAAGTGCCGATCCTCGTCGCCCTCATCTATGTCTCGTTGGCGCTGCGCAAGCGTTTCAAGAGTTCAAATACCCCTGCTGTGCAGTAA
- a CDS encoding arsenate reductase ArsC: MSSHPAQPELLMPQAVLQRSAEHLADKYAGVFSPQTVERMVFESYAALRRTAKIHTHLTALATRFAGERLTALAQADGAITKDVPEVLFVCVRNSGRSQMAAALLAHHGVGRVHVRSAGSAPASSIHPVVVEAMAEIGLDLGAEYPKPLTDDVVAAADVVVTMGCGDACAVYPGKRYLDWSLLDPEDESLEAVRGIRDDIDARVRVLLTELGAVSV; the protein is encoded by the coding sequence ATGTCTTCACACCCCGCACAACCGGAACTGCTCATGCCTCAGGCGGTGCTGCAGCGTTCCGCCGAGCACCTCGCCGACAAGTACGCCGGGGTGTTCTCCCCGCAGACCGTGGAACGGATGGTGTTCGAGTCGTACGCTGCGCTGCGCCGCACCGCCAAGATCCACACGCACCTGACCGCCCTGGCCACCCGGTTCGCCGGCGAACGCCTCACCGCGCTGGCACAAGCCGACGGTGCGATCACCAAGGACGTACCGGAGGTGCTGTTCGTGTGCGTGCGCAACAGCGGCCGCTCCCAGATGGCGGCGGCGTTGCTCGCCCACCACGGCGTCGGACGCGTGCATGTGCGCTCCGCCGGATCGGCGCCCGCATCGTCGATCCATCCCGTTGTCGTCGAGGCGATGGCCGAGATCGGGCTCGATCTCGGCGCCGAATACCCCAAACCGCTCACTGATGATGTGGTGGCGGCCGCGGACGTGGTGGTCACCATGGGCTGCGGTGACGCCTGCGCGGTGTATCCGGGCAAGCGCTACCTCGATTGGTCGCTGCTCGACCCGGAAGACGAGTCGCTCGAGGCGGTGCGCGGCATCCGCGACGACATCGATGCCCGGGTCCGTGTCCTGCTGACCGAGCTCGGCGCTGTCTCTGTCTGA
- a CDS encoding arsenate reductase ArsC, with amino-acid sequence MTTHSATDRTPSVLFVCVHNAGRSQMAAGFLTALAGDRIEVRSAGSAPAAQVNPAAVEAMAEVGIDISTQNPKILTVDAVQASDVVITMGCGDTCPAFPGKSYRDWVLEDPAGQGVEAVRPIRDEIKAQVEALIAELVPNVARASASPHCR; translated from the coding sequence ATGACCACCCACTCCGCCACCGATCGCACGCCGTCGGTGCTGTTCGTGTGCGTGCACAACGCCGGCCGTTCCCAGATGGCCGCCGGGTTCCTCACCGCCCTGGCCGGGGATCGGATCGAGGTCCGCTCCGCCGGCTCCGCTCCGGCCGCGCAGGTCAACCCCGCTGCGGTCGAGGCGATGGCCGAGGTGGGGATCGATATCTCCACGCAGAATCCGAAGATCCTCACCGTCGACGCAGTGCAGGCCTCCGATGTGGTGATCACCATGGGGTGCGGCGACACCTGCCCGGCATTCCCGGGCAAGTCCTACCGGGACTGGGTGCTCGAGGACCCGGCCGGGCAAGGGGTCGAGGCGGTGCGGCCGATCCGCGACGAGATCAAGGCCCAGGTCGAGGCGCTGATCGCCGAGCTCGTTCCAAACGTCGCCCGCGCATCAGCGTCCCCGCACTGTCGATGA
- a CDS encoding arsenic resistance protein produces the protein MSATQWLERHQILVYLGALVTGAVVGLTLPDSSSVFEASIYPLLGALLYATFLQVPFTTLAEAVRDRRFLTAALVLNFVVVPLVVAALTLVVTFPQAVLLGILLTLLTPCIDYVIVFSGLAGGDSRRLLAASPLLMFAQMAALPLLLWLFMGSELTDIVDVAPFLEAFLILIVAPLALAWVTQALAARRRVGVVLTTAFTAAMVPLMAGTLFVVVAGQIPKIRDELHHVGTVIPVYAAFLILMAGLGFIAARVFRFDVGRSRALIFSGATRNSLVVLPLALALPAGYALTPVIVVTQTLVELVGMVLYVRLVPRMVPDTPTASLP, from the coding sequence ATGTCCGCGACCCAGTGGCTCGAACGCCACCAGATCCTCGTCTACCTCGGTGCCCTGGTGACCGGCGCCGTCGTGGGACTGACCCTGCCGGATTCCTCGTCGGTGTTCGAAGCGAGCATCTACCCGCTGCTCGGGGCACTGCTCTACGCCACCTTCCTGCAGGTGCCGTTCACCACACTGGCCGAGGCCGTCCGCGACCGCCGGTTCCTCACCGCGGCCCTGGTTCTCAATTTCGTCGTCGTCCCGCTCGTCGTCGCCGCCCTGACGTTGGTGGTGACATTCCCGCAGGCCGTGCTGCTGGGCATCCTGCTGACCCTGCTCACGCCCTGCATCGACTACGTCATCGTGTTCTCCGGTCTCGCCGGAGGTGACAGCAGGCGACTGCTTGCCGCCTCACCGCTGCTGATGTTCGCCCAGATGGCGGCACTGCCGCTGCTGTTGTGGCTGTTCATGGGATCAGAGCTCACCGATATCGTCGACGTCGCACCGTTCCTCGAGGCGTTTCTCATCCTGATCGTCGCACCGCTCGCCCTGGCGTGGGTCACGCAGGCCCTGGCTGCACGGCGCCGTGTCGGTGTCGTGCTCACCACCGCGTTCACCGCGGCGATGGTTCCACTGATGGCCGGAACCCTGTTCGTCGTCGTGGCTGGTCAGATCCCGAAAATTCGCGACGAACTCCACCACGTCGGCACGGTCATCCCCGTCTACGCCGCCTTCTTGATTCTCATGGCCGGACTCGGATTCATCGCGGCACGAGTGTTCCGGTTCGACGTCGGCCGCTCACGTGCGTTGATCTTCAGTGGTGCCACCCGCAATTCGCTCGTGGTACTTCCGCTCGCGCTCGCCTTACCGGCCGGCTATGCCCTGACCCCCGTCATCGTCGTCACGCAAACCCTGGTCGAGCTCGTCGGCATGGTCCTCTACGTCCGGCTCGTGCCACGCATGGTTCCCGACACACCGACAGCATCTCTGCCGTGA
- a CDS encoding MerR family transcriptional regulator, translating to MLISQFAEHTGVPATTLRFYESAGLVPAGRTDSGYRVYGDRDVDRVAFIQAAKHVGLPLGEIRELLAVWEHDPCAEVRAQLRPKMAARLDEAATRTAELAAFTDTLRHALAQLDDLPDRAEPCDAGCGFLAPQPRTQVVDPPFAAPGAAITVPADPPIACSLDAADHGERVHRWQQVLVDVVREPGPADVRLRLPIDRVGALAELAAAEQHCCPFYEFDLHLRGTEVILDVGAPAAAAEMVRALFGDGTSAPPAR from the coding sequence ATGCTGATCTCCCAGTTCGCCGAACACACCGGTGTCCCGGCCACCACCTTGCGGTTCTACGAATCCGCAGGACTGGTCCCGGCGGGGCGCACCGACAGTGGATATCGCGTCTACGGAGATCGGGATGTCGACCGCGTTGCGTTCATCCAGGCGGCCAAGCACGTGGGACTCCCCTTGGGTGAGATCCGCGAACTACTGGCGGTGTGGGAGCACGATCCCTGCGCCGAGGTCCGTGCGCAGCTACGCCCGAAGATGGCCGCTCGCCTGGACGAGGCCGCCACCCGGACCGCGGAACTCGCCGCCTTCACCGACACGCTTCGGCATGCTCTTGCCCAGCTCGACGACCTGCCTGATCGCGCCGAGCCGTGCGATGCCGGCTGCGGATTCCTTGCGCCGCAGCCCCGCACCCAGGTCGTCGACCCTCCTTTCGCTGCGCCTGGCGCGGCGATCACCGTGCCGGCCGACCCGCCGATTGCCTGCTCCCTCGACGCCGCCGACCACGGGGAACGTGTGCACCGGTGGCAGCAGGTACTCGTCGACGTTGTCCGCGAACCCGGTCCGGCGGATGTGCGACTGCGCCTGCCCATCGACCGAGTCGGTGCACTCGCCGAACTCGCCGCCGCCGAGCAGCACTGCTGCCCGTTCTACGAATTCGACCTGCATCTGCGCGGTACCGAAGTGATCCTCGACGTGGGGGCACCGGCAGCGGCTGCAGAAATGGTGCGCGCGTTGTTCGGCGACGGCACGAGCGCCCCACCTGCTCGCTGA
- a CDS encoding DF family (seleno)protein — protein MDIELLYFDGCPNWQLARDRLAEALAATGNAGTPIRLRRIETPEAAERAAFAGSPTIRIDGIDPFGPTEGVGLTCRVYRTADGPGGAPSTAELIDVLRRVEGRQG, from the coding sequence ATGGATATCGAACTGCTGTACTTCGACGGCTGCCCGAACTGGCAGCTCGCCCGCGACCGCCTCGCCGAGGCCCTGGCCGCAACCGGCAACGCCGGCACCCCGATCCGGCTGCGCCGTATCGAGACCCCGGAGGCTGCTGAGCGCGCCGCCTTCGCGGGCTCCCCGACGATCCGCATCGACGGGATCGACCCGTTCGGTCCCACCGAGGGTGTCGGGTTGACCTGCCGCGTCTACCGCACCGCCGACGGACCCGGCGGCGCCCCGAGCACCGCGGAGCTGATCGACGTGCTCCGCCGGGTCGAAGGTCGGCAGGGCTGA
- a CDS encoding helix-turn-helix domain-containing GNAT family N-acetyltransferase, producing MTSLGLPSTAIPGAEVDIDALSPEDAATYAGWFACLAEPTRVRLLHHVAARPAGITVGELAEILGIGQPTVSHHVRKLADVGFVTTGKHGTSTVVMVNPSCCSDLPSAADAVMGVLTARPCCPEDVPADVSVRPLADRDWEAVRRIYGEGIATGTATFTTEVPPREVLEDQWLPEHRWVAEIDGQVVGWAALSPTSGRECYRGVAENSVYVGDGMRGRGVGKALLRTQVIAADEAGLWTLQTSIFPENRASLALHHSAGFRTVGVRERIGRLHGVWRDTVLLERRSESVPAADNH from the coding sequence ATGACATCACTCGGCCTGCCGTCCACGGCCATCCCCGGCGCGGAGGTGGACATCGACGCCCTGAGCCCCGAGGACGCGGCCACCTACGCCGGGTGGTTCGCCTGCCTGGCCGAGCCCACCCGGGTGCGGCTGCTGCACCACGTCGCCGCCCGCCCGGCCGGCATCACCGTCGGGGAACTCGCCGAGATCCTCGGGATCGGCCAGCCCACCGTCTCCCATCACGTCCGCAAGCTCGCCGACGTCGGCTTCGTCACCACCGGCAAACACGGCACCAGCACCGTGGTGATGGTCAACCCGAGTTGCTGCAGCGACCTACCCAGTGCCGCCGACGCGGTCATGGGTGTGCTCACCGCACGGCCGTGCTGCCCCGAGGACGTCCCGGCCGACGTGAGCGTGCGCCCGCTCGCCGACCGCGATTGGGAGGCGGTGCGCCGCATCTACGGAGAGGGCATCGCCACCGGTACCGCAACGTTCACCACCGAGGTTCCCCCTCGCGAGGTCCTCGAGGACCAGTGGCTGCCGGAGCATCGTTGGGTCGCGGAGATCGACGGACAGGTGGTCGGCTGGGCGGCGCTGAGCCCGACCTCTGGGCGCGAGTGCTACCGGGGGGTGGCGGAGAACTCGGTCTATGTCGGCGACGGCATGCGCGGGCGTGGGGTCGGCAAGGCGCTGCTGCGCACCCAGGTCATCGCCGCCGATGAGGCCGGATTGTGGACTCTGCAGACCTCGATCTTCCCGGAGAACCGCGCCAGTCTCGCGCTGCACCATTCGGCGGGTTTCCGCACCGTCGGGGTGCGCGAGCGCATCGGCCGGCTGCACGGGGTGTGGCGCGATACGGTACTGCTCGAACGCCGCTCCGAGTCCGTTCCCGCCGCTGACAACCACTGA
- a CDS encoding FAD-dependent oxidoreductase, with protein MSELPVVVVGAGPTGLAAAAHLRERGLEPLVLERGTSAGAAITQWHSVRTFSRWAELIDPAARRLLEATGWSAPDDDAYPTGQGWAAQYLTPLATTLGDAVRLDHEVIGVARRGRDRIVDAGRDTEPLSVHLRHRDGTETRLLARAVIDASGTWGTPNPLGGEGLPALGERAAAEKITYRVPDLGEDTVRARYTGRHTVIAGSGHSALNAIVALAELARTAPGTRLTWVLRRGDVGTTFGGGQDDQLPARGALGLRAKKAVDAGLLEVVTGFRTAAVDPTTDGQLTLISDTGARIDAVDEVIASTGFRPDLSWLSEIRLDLDPVLQAPTALAPLIDPNVHSCGTVYPHGVAELSHPEPGFYVVGMKSYGRAPTFLAMTGYEQVRSIAAALAGDHDAAARVELTLPDTGVCGGAGVFDDPTADTDTEAGGCCGTPEPQLVTLGARTDG; from the coding sequence ATGAGCGAGTTGCCCGTCGTCGTGGTGGGAGCCGGACCGACCGGCCTGGCCGCCGCCGCCCACCTGCGTGAACGCGGCCTCGAGCCGCTCGTCCTCGAGCGGGGTACCAGCGCTGGAGCCGCCATCACGCAGTGGCACAGCGTCCGCACCTTCTCCCGCTGGGCCGAACTGATCGACCCTGCCGCCCGCCGCCTCCTCGAGGCCACCGGCTGGAGCGCCCCCGACGACGACGCGTACCCCACCGGCCAAGGCTGGGCGGCGCAGTATCTGACCCCGCTTGCCACCACCCTCGGCGACGCGGTCCGCCTCGACCACGAGGTCATCGGCGTCGCCCGTCGCGGCCGCGACCGGATCGTCGACGCCGGCCGCGACACCGAACCGCTGTCGGTGCACCTGCGCCACCGCGACGGCACCGAAACCCGCCTGCTGGCTCGCGCCGTGATCGATGCCTCCGGCACCTGGGGCACCCCCAACCCCCTCGGCGGTGAAGGCCTGCCCGCACTGGGCGAGCGCGCCGCCGCCGAGAAGATCACCTATCGCGTCCCCGACCTCGGCGAAGACACGGTGCGCGCCCGCTACACCGGACGGCACACCGTCATCGCCGGCAGCGGCCATTCGGCCCTCAACGCGATCGTGGCGCTGGCCGAACTCGCCCGCACCGCACCCGGCACCCGCCTGACCTGGGTGCTGCGCCGCGGCGACGTCGGTACCACCTTCGGCGGCGGCCAGGACGATCAGCTGCCCGCCCGCGGCGCCCTCGGACTGCGCGCGAAGAAGGCCGTCGACGCCGGACTCCTCGAGGTCGTCACCGGCTTCCGCACCGCCGCCGTCGACCCCACCACCGACGGTCAGCTCACGCTGATCTCCGACACCGGCGCCCGCATCGACGCCGTCGACGAGGTCATCGCCTCCACCGGATTCCGCCCCGACCTGTCGTGGCTCTCAGAAATCCGCCTCGACCTCGACCCGGTCCTGCAGGCCCCGACCGCCCTGGCCCCGCTGATCGACCCGAACGTGCACTCCTGCGGCACCGTCTATCCGCACGGAGTCGCCGAGCTCTCCCACCCCGAACCCGGCTTCTACGTCGTCGGCATGAAGAGCTACGGCCGGGCCCCGACGTTCCTGGCAATGACCGGATACGAGCAGGTCCGCAGCATCGCCGCCGCCCTGGCCGGCGACCACGACGCCGCGGCCCGGGTCGAGCTGACCCTGCCCGACACCGGGGTGTGCGGCGGCGCCGGAGTGTTCGATGACCCCACCGCCGACACCGACACCGAAGCAGGCGGGTGCTGCGGCACCCCCGAGCCGCAGCTGGTCACCCTTGGCGCCCGCACCGACGGATAA